One region of Dehalococcoidia bacterium genomic DNA includes:
- a CDS encoding methionine synthase, which produces MPEFNCAATIIGAMPDKDAAAACAGISRHLVDLPAWPQLPLRSNLENMYVQYSQGFPGIAVDGQKLHVERGPDLDRGIERLYYDWSENKAGGYAIDKEHASGLYCMASHNSAAPPVVKGQITGPISWGLCVTDGEGKGIIYDETLADAVSKFLKLKVAWLEGFMRSFSRQTVIFVDEPYLASLGSAFVALPNEQITGQLTEVLSGIKGIKGIHCCGGTDWSLLLGLPIDIISFDAYSYLDSVLCYRQELLSHIRSGRSIAWGIVPNDEEALKKETPAGLFDRFGDALSHLTGDGISIRQVVRQSLVTPSCALLSLTHDGVEYVYNLLTELSSRARRKYGS; this is translated from the coding sequence GTGCCCGAGTTCAACTGCGCTGCCACGATCATAGGCGCAATGCCCGATAAAGACGCAGCCGCCGCCTGCGCCGGGATAAGCAGGCATCTGGTCGACCTGCCGGCCTGGCCGCAACTGCCGCTGCGCTCGAACCTGGAGAACATGTACGTCCAGTACAGCCAGGGATTCCCCGGCATCGCTGTCGACGGCCAGAAGCTGCACGTCGAACGCGGGCCGGATCTGGACCGCGGCATAGAAAGGCTTTATTACGACTGGAGCGAGAATAAAGCAGGCGGTTACGCCATCGATAAAGAGCATGCGTCCGGCCTGTATTGCATGGCATCGCATAACTCCGCCGCGCCGCCGGTAGTCAAAGGGCAGATCACCGGGCCGATAAGCTGGGGGCTGTGCGTTACCGACGGCGAGGGCAAGGGCATAATCTACGATGAAACTCTGGCCGACGCGGTCAGCAAGTTCCTCAAGCTGAAAGTAGCCTGGCTGGAAGGTTTTATGCGTTCCTTCTCCAGGCAGACGGTTATCTTTGTGGATGAACCGTACCTGGCTTCACTGGGCTCGGCCTTTGTGGCATTGCCCAACGAGCAGATTACAGGACAGTTAACAGAGGTCCTGAGCGGCATAAAAGGCATCAAAGGCATACACTGCTGCGGAGGGACGGACTGGTCGCTGTTGCTGGGACTGCCCATCGACATCATCAGCTTCGATGCCTATAGCTACCTGGATTCGGTATTGTGTTACCGTCAGGAGCTGCTGTCCCACATCCGCAGTGGCCGATCCATCGCCTGGGGCATCGTTCCCAACGATGAGGAGGCGCTGAAAAAAGAGACCCCTGCCGGCCTTTTCGACAGGTTCGGGGACGCGCTGTCGCACCTGACCGGAGACGGGATTTCCATACGTCAGGTGGTCCGGCAAAGCCTGGTTACACCGAGCTGCGCGCTGTTATCCCTCACGCATGACGGAGTAGAATATGTCTATAATTTGTTAACGGAGCTATCATCCCGGGCGAGGCGAAAATATGGTTCGTAA
- a CDS encoding nucleoside-triphosphatase: MGQAYLLTGMPGTGKTSIIKEAITQSKCNAGGFFTQEIRNVGIREGFRIVTLDNKEGVLAHITIESPFRVGKYGVDIDVLNTTGIDAIYNAIEHNDIVVIDEIGKMELFSPRFIQAVQDALSSPKKVLGTITLKPHPLADTIRQIRNIKVTELTRNNQRYVLAEMLAWLAYTGK, from the coding sequence ATGGGGCAAGCTTATCTGCTAACGGGCATGCCCGGCACAGGTAAAACCAGCATCATCAAAGAAGCGATCACGCAGTCGAAGTGCAATGCTGGCGGCTTCTTCACGCAGGAAATCCGGAACGTGGGCATACGGGAAGGTTTCCGCATAGTCACCCTGGACAATAAAGAGGGTGTGCTGGCGCATATAACCATCGAGAGCCCTTTCCGCGTGGGCAAATACGGTGTGGATATCGATGTGCTCAACACCACCGGGATCGACGCTATCTATAACGCCATCGAGCACAACGACATAGTTGTGATCGATGAGATAGGTAAAATGGAGCTTTTCTCCCCGCGCTTCATTCAGGCTGTGCAGGACGCCCTGAGCAGCCCCAAGAAGGTGCTGGGCACGATAACCCTCAAACCGCACCCGCTGGCGGATACCATCAGACAGATCAGGAACATCAAGGTAACCGAGCTGACGCGCAATAACCAGAGATACGTGCTGGCCGAGATGCTGGCCTGGCTGGCATATACCGGTAAATGA
- a CDS encoding archaemetzincin family Zn-dependent metalloprotease, with translation MKINLVPIGDIDAGVLQQLKDGLEAVFGCPVRIDQSIEIPQDAFDRARDQYLSDILLDRLRRHEQKADHLLGVTGADIFTHGLNFVFGQADDVNRVAVISLNRLRDEQSALEGGEQLLLERSLKEAVHELGHTLGLVHCGDVKCVMHFSNSLVDTDVKGLYFCSRCRPKLIE, from the coding sequence ATGAAGATAAACCTGGTCCCCATCGGTGATATAGATGCCGGCGTCCTCCAGCAGTTGAAAGACGGATTGGAAGCCGTGTTCGGATGTCCCGTACGTATTGATCAGTCCATCGAAATACCGCAAGACGCATTCGACCGCGCCAGGGACCAGTATCTGTCCGATATCCTGCTCGACAGACTGCGGCGGCACGAACAAAAAGCCGATCACCTGCTGGGGGTGACCGGGGCCGACATCTTCACCCACGGCCTCAACTTCGTATTCGGCCAGGCCGACGACGTCAACCGCGTGGCGGTGATATCCCTCAACAGGTTGAGAGACGAGCAAAGCGCCCTTGAAGGCGGAGAACAGCTGTTGTTGGAGAGGTCGCTCAAAGAGGCCGTTCACGAGCTGGGGCACACGCTGGGGCTGGTGCATTGCGGGGACGTTAAATGCGTCATGCATTTCTCCAACAGCCTGGTCGACACGGACGTTAAAGGCCTCTATTTCTGCAGCCGTTGCCGTCCGAAACTGATAGAATAA
- a CDS encoding DUF6125 family protein: protein MKKLDDYSGDFNPDLKPSDFSYEALEKLIKIYAKLYKALDGFWYLALMEKQGNDEALACDILVWEKLCLYEMKKISEGFNIKGNDVKSMMKAFQLSPWAWNIKSEFELVNDNHVIWKVLHCPTVQALEREGRGRENDICNNVEVRLNRMYASFFNPDIQVNCLKTPPRESENDYYCRWEFKL from the coding sequence GTGAAGAAACTGGACGACTACAGCGGCGATTTCAATCCCGATCTGAAGCCGAGCGATTTTTCCTACGAAGCGCTGGAGAAGCTCATCAAGATTTACGCAAAGCTTTACAAGGCGCTGGATGGCTTCTGGTACCTTGCCCTCATGGAGAAGCAGGGCAACGACGAGGCGCTGGCTTGCGACATACTGGTATGGGAGAAACTCTGCCTCTACGAGATGAAAAAGATCAGCGAGGGCTTCAATATTAAAGGAAATGATGTGAAGTCCATGATGAAAGCCTTTCAGCTCAGCCCGTGGGCCTGGAATATCAAATCGGAATTCGAGCTTGTCAACGACAACCACGTTATCTGGAAGGTGCTGCACTGTCCCACCGTCCAGGCGCTTGAGCGCGAGGGGCGCGGAAGGGAGAACGATATCTGCAACAACGTGGAGGTCAGGCTGAACAGAATGTATGCCTCCTTCTTCAATCCGGACATCCAGGTCAACTGCCTGAAAACGCCGCCGCGCGAGAGCGAAAATGACTACTACTGCCGCTGGGAATTCAAGCTGTAA
- a CDS encoding DUF2520 domain-containing protein: MKQTIGIIGAGMTGTALAVRLWQWGYEIIAVSSRSIESARRLSSFVSGCKVCEGPQQVADLASVVFITTPDDVIPDIAAGVRWRPGQIAVHCSGVHSIEILEPAASSGAHVCCLHPLQTFAGIEEAINNISGSTFALEGDEVGLAAATEMAQALEGNIILLKAGDKVKYHIAAVTLSNYLVALMKTSADLWQSFGIPQEEAVKALLPLLKGTVRNIERVGIPGCLTGPIARGDVETVRKHINTLATEQPDRAGIYRVMGLKTLEIAQAKGRISLETAEEIRSLLNGMTATKAPDYRDTFNNYDLEFASRYFSMSTDE, translated from the coding sequence ATGAAACAGACTATTGGAATCATCGGCGCCGGGATGACCGGCACAGCGCTCGCGGTCCGCCTGTGGCAGTGGGGTTATGAAATCATAGCCGTCAGCAGCAGGAGCATCGAGTCGGCGCGTCGGCTATCTTCATTTGTCAGCGGCTGCAAGGTATGTGAAGGCCCGCAGCAGGTCGCAGACCTGGCTTCAGTGGTCTTCATCACCACGCCTGATGATGTCATCCCCGATATCGCCGCCGGCGTCAGGTGGCGCCCCGGGCAGATCGCAGTCCACTGCAGCGGCGTACATTCCATAGAAATACTGGAGCCGGCCGCCTCGAGCGGCGCGCACGTCTGCTGCCTGCATCCGCTGCAAACCTTTGCCGGCATCGAAGAGGCCATCAATAATATATCCGGATCCACCTTCGCCCTGGAGGGCGATGAAGTCGGGCTGGCGGCTGCCACCGAAATGGCGCAGGCGCTGGAAGGAAATATCATCCTGCTCAAGGCAGGAGACAAGGTAAAATACCACATCGCCGCCGTCACGCTTTCAAATTACCTGGTCGCACTGATGAAAACCTCCGCCGACCTGTGGCAATCCTTCGGCATACCCCAGGAGGAGGCCGTCAAAGCCCTGTTGCCCCTGCTCAAGGGAACGGTCCGGAACATCGAGCGTGTGGGCATACCGGGCTGTCTGACCGGCCCCATCGCCAGGGGAGACGTCGAAACCGTGCGCAAGCATATCAACACGCTGGCAACGGAGCAGCCGGATAGAGCAGGCATTTACCGCGTGATGGGACTGAAAACGCTGGAGATCGCCCAGGCCAAGGGCAGGATCAGCCTTGAGACCGCCGAAGAGATACGTTCCCTGTTGAACGGGATGACCGCTACAAAAGCTCCCGACTACAGGGATACCTTTAATAATTACGACCTCGAATTCGCCTCCAGATATTTTTCAATGTCGACGGATGAATAA
- the panD gene encoding aspartate 1-decarboxylase, whose amino-acid sequence MSTYRTMLKSKIHRARVTDCNIDYEGSITIDSDLLRAADILPYEKVEILNINNGARFSTYAIEGEPGSGCICLNGAAARLACLDDLVIILTYHEVPSDEAEKAKPRLVYVDRRNRITSVKNVDSWMDDLIAAR is encoded by the coding sequence ATGTCAACTTACAGGACCATGCTCAAAAGCAAAATACACAGGGCAAGGGTGACCGACTGCAACATCGATTACGAGGGCAGCATCACCATCGACAGCGACCTGCTCAGGGCGGCCGATATACTGCCTTACGAGAAAGTTGAGATCCTCAATATCAACAACGGGGCCAGGTTCAGCACCTATGCCATCGAGGGCGAGCCGGGATCGGGCTGCATCTGCCTGAACGGCGCCGCCGCCAGGCTGGCCTGTCTGGACGACCTGGTCATTATCCTCACTTACCATGAAGTGCCGTCGGATGAGGCCGAAAAAGCTAAACCCCGCCTGGTATACGTGGACAGGCGTAACCGGATTACATCCGTCAAAAACGTTGACTCCTGGATGGACGACCTGATAGCGGCAAGATAG